One genomic segment of Odocoileus virginianus isolate 20LAN1187 ecotype Illinois chromosome 17, Ovbor_1.2, whole genome shotgun sequence includes these proteins:
- the ODF4 gene encoding outer dense fiber protein 4 isoform X1 translates to MNSLGQEEKVMNIRSLERAGRAGKQDGVAVSPGQEEGVQNCVSTPDSNWPVIKGHSVKLHRVSPLLLQCRITHSSRWISQVLASELSLLAFILLVVMVFSKKWLCLEKIRFYQHWPMNVTTKIYTSVHIMSQGLLHFYKSKSGSNSEWESFKLWTNHPAFGVAKITFCLALGLGIILTIWLHLPYIPGLQKLTFFGWIGTVMSFCEAFFIFFTLILFPVNVWLFELRKNLSIPLCWSYFIGWLVFILYAICAVLCYFNHGEFWCLILSHPASSSSSSSSSEHESVSEPVTSNTTVSQEEVLDPEQKKTSLTPSPVYSSEPASSSFPSPNPEVGWPSSLQGIREGGL, encoded by the exons ATgaattccctgggtcaggaagagaaagtGATGAACATCAGAAGCCTGGAAAGGGCTGGGAGGGCTGGAAAGCAGGATGGGGTGGCGGTGAGCCCTGGACAAGAGGAAGGGGTGCAGAACTGTGTCTCCACCCCTGACAGTAACTGGCCGGTGATTAAGGGCCACAGCGTGAAGCTCCACAGGGTTTCTCCGCtactcctgcagtgcaggattaCACACAGCTCCCGCTGGATATCGCAGGTGCTGGCCTCAGAGCTCAGCCTGCTCGCCTTCATCCTGCTGGTGGTCATGGTCTTCTCCAAGAAATGGCTGTGCCTTGAGAAGATCCGTTTCTACCAGCACTGGCCCATGAACGTCACCACCAAAATCTACACGTCAGTTCATATAATGTCCCAGGGGCTCCTGCATTTCTACAAATCCAAGAGCGGTTCCAACTCAGAATGGGAAAG TTTTAAGCTGTGGACAAATCACCCAGCTTTCGGGGTGGCCAAGATTACCTTCTGCCTGGCCTTGGGGCTGGGCATCATCCTCACCATCTGGTTGCACCTGCCGTACATACCTGGTCTTCAGAAATTGACCTTTTTTGGCTGGATTGGGACTGTCATGAGCTTCTGTGAAG ccttcttcattttcttcaccCTCATACTGTTCCCTGTTAATGTCTGGCTCTTCGAGTTGAGAAAGAATTTATCAATCCCCCTCTGCTGGAGCTACTTCATAGGTTGGCTGGTGTTTATCCTGTATGCCATCTGTG CAGTCCTCTGCTACTTCAACCATGGAGAGTTCTGGTGTCTGATTCTGAGCCATcccgccagcagcagcagcagcagttccagCTCCGAACATGAATCTGTGAGTGAGCCGGTTACCTCCAACACAACTGTCAGCCAGGAGGAAGTCCTGGACCCTGAGCAAAAGAAGACATCCCTGACTCCAAGTCCTGTTTATTCCTCTGAACCTGCCTCCTCATCCTTCCCCTCTCCAAACCCTGAAGTAGGTTGGCCCTCATCACTGCAAGGAATTAGAGAGGGAGGACTTTAG
- the ODF4 gene encoding outer dense fiber protein 4 isoform X2 encodes MNSLGQEEKVMNIRSLERAGRAGKQDGVAVSPGQEEGVQNCVSTPDSNWPVIKGHSVKLHRVSPLLLQCRITHSSRWISQVLASELSLLAFILLVVMVFSKKWLCLEKIRFYQHWPMNVTTKIYTSVHIMSQGLLHFYKSKSGSNSEWESFKLWTNHPAFGVAKITFCLALGLGIILTIWLHLPYIPGLQKLTFFGWIGTVMSFCEAFFIFFTLILFPVNVWLFELRKNLSIPLCWSYFIGWLVFILYAICAVLCYFNHGEFWCLILSHPASSSSSSSSSEHESVSEPVTSNTTVSQEEVLDPEQKKTSLTPSPVYSSEPASSSFPSPNPELEP; translated from the exons ATgaattccctgggtcaggaagagaaagtGATGAACATCAGAAGCCTGGAAAGGGCTGGGAGGGCTGGAAAGCAGGATGGGGTGGCGGTGAGCCCTGGACAAGAGGAAGGGGTGCAGAACTGTGTCTCCACCCCTGACAGTAACTGGCCGGTGATTAAGGGCCACAGCGTGAAGCTCCACAGGGTTTCTCCGCtactcctgcagtgcaggattaCACACAGCTCCCGCTGGATATCGCAGGTGCTGGCCTCAGAGCTCAGCCTGCTCGCCTTCATCCTGCTGGTGGTCATGGTCTTCTCCAAGAAATGGCTGTGCCTTGAGAAGATCCGTTTCTACCAGCACTGGCCCATGAACGTCACCACCAAAATCTACACGTCAGTTCATATAATGTCCCAGGGGCTCCTGCATTTCTACAAATCCAAGAGCGGTTCCAACTCAGAATGGGAAAG TTTTAAGCTGTGGACAAATCACCCAGCTTTCGGGGTGGCCAAGATTACCTTCTGCCTGGCCTTGGGGCTGGGCATCATCCTCACCATCTGGTTGCACCTGCCGTACATACCTGGTCTTCAGAAATTGACCTTTTTTGGCTGGATTGGGACTGTCATGAGCTTCTGTGAAG ccttcttcattttcttcaccCTCATACTGTTCCCTGTTAATGTCTGGCTCTTCGAGTTGAGAAAGAATTTATCAATCCCCCTCTGCTGGAGCTACTTCATAGGTTGGCTGGTGTTTATCCTGTATGCCATCTGTG CAGTCCTCTGCTACTTCAACCATGGAGAGTTCTGGTGTCTGATTCTGAGCCATcccgccagcagcagcagcagcagttccagCTCCGAACATGAATCTGTGAGTGAGCCGGTTACCTCCAACACAACTGTCAGCCAGGAGGAAGTCCTGGACCCTGAGCAAAAGAAGACATCCCTGACTCCAAGTCCTGTTTATTCCTCTGAACCTGCCTCCTCATCCTTCCCCTCTCCAAACCCTGAA CTAGAGCCCTGA
- the KRBA2 gene encoding KRAB-A domain-containing protein 2, which yields MLNSYENVDPQGDYLEFSMTPQRAGNDLPGVSSPSETETEISTMREKFLTSVTKLVESKSYNSKVFSKEKYFQTIKEVKEAKEKGKKSSRDYRRAAKYDVISVEGTEKLIEAAHRERDRIRYYVHKEELFDILHDTHLSIGHGGRTRMLKELQGKYGNVTKEVIVLYLTLCKQCHQKNPVPKRGLAPKPMACKDNDSRCQVEILDMQSNADGEFKFILYYQDHLTKFIILRPLKAKQAHEVVSVLLDIFTILGPPSVLESDSGIEFTNQVVNELNEVWPDLKIVLGKSHPGQGQGFLERASRDVKTMLSAWMRSNHSCHWTKGLRFMQMLRNQAFDGSLQQSPYEAMFGCKAKFGLYSSHLPRETVAVLHTEEELEIAEEQLESSLWVRQEERAEVGADRSDMDEDVDPTPLEASEPSTSQVASGLFSW from the exons ATGCTGAACAGTTACGAGAACGTGGACCCTCAGG gAGACTACTTAGAATTCTCCATGACACCACAGAGAGCTGGAAATGATCTCCCTGGTGTTTCAAGTCcaagtgaaacagaaacagagataaGTACCATGAGAGAAAAGTTTCTCACCAGTGTGACCAAGTTGGTAGAAAGCAAAAGTTACAACAGCAaggtattttccaaagaaaagtaCTTTCAAACAATCAAGGAAGTCAAAGAAGctaaagagaaggggaagaagtcATCACGTGATTATCGCCGTGCAGCAAAATATGATGTGATTTCTGTAGAAGGCACAGAGAAACTCATAGAGGCTGCTCACAGAGAACGAGATCGAATACGGTATTATGTACACAAGGAAGAGCTGTTTGACATCCTTCATGACACACATCTCAGTATTGGCCATGGCGGGCGGACACGCATGCTCAAGGAGCTGCAAGGCAAATATGGGAATGTCACCAAAGAAGTCATTGTgttatatctgactctgtgtaaaCAGTGCCACCAGAAGAACCCGGTACCCAAGAGAGGCCTTGCACCCAAGCCCATGGCATGTAAGGACAATGACTCCAGATGCCAAGTTGAAATCCTTGATATGCAGTCAAATGCTGATGGGGAATTCAAGTTCATTTTGTATTACCAGGACCACTTAACCAAGTTTATTATTTTACGGCCATTAAAAGCCAAGCAGGCCCATGAGGTAGTCAGTGTCCTGTTGGATATTTTCACAATTCTTGGTCCACCCAGCGTGTTAGAATCTGACAGCGGCATAGAGTTCACAAACCAGGTTGTTAATGAGCTCAATGAGGTATGGCCAGATCTAAAGATTGTCCTTGGTAAATCCCACCCTGGCCAAGGCCAGGGCTTCCTGGAGCGAGCAAGCCGTGATGTCAAGACCATGCTGAGTGCCTGGATGCGGAGTAACCACTCCTGTCATTGGACCAAAGGCCTGCGATTTATGCAGATGCTGAGGAATCAGGCCTTTGATGGTTCCTTGCAGCAGAGTCCGTATGAGGCAATGTTTGGTTGTAAAGCCAAATTTGGACTCTATTCCTCACATTTGCCCCGGGAAACCGTGGCTGTTTTACACACAGAGGAGGAGCTAGAAATTGCTGAAGAACAACTGGAAAGCAGCCTCTGGgtcaggcaggaagagagggctgAGGTTGGAGCAGACCGGTCTGACATGGACGAGGACGTCGATCCCACACCTCTCGAAGCCTCGGAGCCCAGCACCTCCCAGGTGGCCTCAGGTCTCTTCTCCTGGTGA